The following is a genomic window from Corvus moneduloides isolate bCorMon1 chromosome 7, bCorMon1.pri, whole genome shotgun sequence.
CTACTCGCTGCTTCTTGCGACAGAAATCCAGGCCCTTCTGCAGAGTCTCCCTGGACAGGAAAGAAGGCATCCACTTCAGAAGCAGCTCAAACTCAGTGTCTGCTTCACTGAGGGCTCCATCAGCCCCTCTGAGGCTTTGATGGGTCCCATTATTGGAGGGGACAAGAGGCAAGAGCATGCAGACAGGCAGCTACATTGTTCAGGAGGCCATGGCAGGCAGCTTGGGACAGTGAGCCTGTcttctcccctgcccagctctcaTCTCAGTGTCTCACCTGATCTCCAGAGCTCGGTGCTCAGGGAACTGGCTCTGGAAGTGTCTCAGTGCTTGCATGACAGCTGATGTGCACTCCACATACGTGTAGTCAATCATGATGTCACCTGCCAGCAGGCAAAGGGTATCAGTGCCACAGCCCCTGTGTGGGCAAGCCTCCAGGCCAGCCGCTGCCAGCCTGTTCCTCAGACCCAGGGCACACTGATCCCCCATCAGGCACCCACTGGGCATGGTGAACCCAGGCCACTTTGTCCCTTCACAGTGGGCAGGACAACCAGCCCCCACAGCTTCCCTTACCAAACACCTCGGAGGGGTTCAGCAGCTCCAGTAAGTGGCCTCCTCGCTTGGTTTCATACGTGGCAAAGCCTCCATCCGAGTTCCTCATGCTCAACAGCTGCCCAGACAAGCAGAGAGGGGGGGGGGACAACCTCATGGGCAGTACTACTCCAGTCTGGCCCCAAGCCAGCTGTGAGGACAAAGTTAGACCCCCAggtctgtggggctggcagaAGACCCAGGTCCCAAACCACCATGACAGGCAGGCCCAATCTGGACCATCACATCACATTAGGTCACATAGGCAGCTCTGAATCACAACAAAGAGTGTTGCCACACCAGGCCTCATACTAGCTCAGACCAAACCAGATTTAATACCAGATCTAACAATTCCTTGGGCCTTGGCTTCTCTTACAGTCCTGCATGTCCCTTGGCCTAATTTTTGTAGCTCTTACCACATTCACAGCATCAAAGAGGCGCTCAGGGGGCACAAGCTTGGCTATGAAGGGGCACTTCTCCTGCAACAGCATAACTGCCTTCAGCCCCTCTGCTGTGCAGTCTGCCACAATCCAGCCGCAGTCCCGTGTGCTGAAGGGGAAGCCACCCTGGAAAAGTATCAGGTGGGCTTAGGGAGCAGGATCACCTTCCCTCATCTACTCTATTTGTGGAAGAGAGCAGGTGCTGCTCCTGATTCCTACTCCTTCTGCCCCAGTCGTGCATCCTTAGAGACCAGTCTCAGCCACCATACCTTGTTCATATGGCGATAATATTTCTGGTAGTCAGGTGGGTTCTCTGGGATCTGCAGGAGGCAAGAAACAAGTGAGGGCAGCCTGGAGGTGCCTGGCTGCAGGACCACGGGCTGAAACCATTGCAGGTGCAGAACCATGTGGGAGTGGACAGCACCTGCCTTCCACTGAGGGAAGTAGACAGGAAAGAGGtcagctctggagcagggagaaatCACCTTTTGGCCTGGCTTCAGCAAGTGTTGCTGAAGTCCCCTTTGGAAGCTTGCCTGCCAGGGAACCATCTGCTTTCAgtgctcctgctggcagcaccatGAACAAGACCCATGACTGCATCTGCACCAAGCTGCTGGTGACAGTGACCCTCACCTTGAGCCACTGCTGGCCAGGCCAGCAGAAGCTGAGCTCCTACAGTCACTATCCAATGATGCTGAGTTTCCCAGAAGGGTGCCTCAAATGTGTCAGCACCAGACAAGATGAAGGGCAAAAAAGCCTAAGCTTTCAGTTTTCCAGCCTCTCTAAGCTCAGATAGCCAACCCAAGCATCCCTGGGCCTCGCCAAGGTCCTCTCCAAGCTTCAAAGATGGTTCCCTGAAAACAGGGAGCAGAAAACAGGAGGCTGGGCCTAGGACTTTGCTAGTCCAGCCCTTCAGAAGATCTCTTCAGAAGATCTCTTCAGAAGGCATCAGATGCATCCAACAGGGTTCTGAGCAACAGCCAAGCCTGCACAGCCAGCGTGTGAGACACCACTGACCAGCTCTGCTTACCTGGGAGAACTGGAGGAACTCATGGGCGTTCTGGAGGCAGGAGGTGAATTCAGGCATGTCCTGGGCTTCTGCCTGGAAACAGAGATGCACAGTGAGCAGTCAGCAAGGGGCCATAGCCAGACATGTTTTCCCAGCTCAGTCAAAGGACGCCAGGCCAGaactggcacagcagagctccaaggcacagcaggagctctgctttTTGGGGACACGTGAGCAGAGACCATTTTCCCAAGGCAGCATGTAGCACTGAAGGGTGCATTACCTCCAAGAAGGCTTGTATGGCAAAAGCAGTATCCCAGAGCTGGGATCCATTTGTGccctggaagagagaaaatagacAGTGAGAGGCAGGTGCTAGCAGCAGCCTGACTCAGCTGTGGGGTCTATGGGACAGCACATCCCTCCCACATTACCGCCAATAGCTCCCGCTACTCTGTTTTGTGTCACTCTGGATCACGGCTGATGTGCTGGCACAGAGGACAGATGTGGCAGGTCAAGGGACAGCAAGGGGACACAACGTAATACAGCTACATCAGcctgctctgtgcacagccaAGGCAGGAGAAGTGGCTAGCATTAAGGAACAGCAGGATACAATGGCTCTGAGAGAAGCAGAGCTCAGACCACATGCAGGATCAGGGGCCTGGctttctcctgcccttctcccagGACTCATGAGGATGGAGGGAATGGAGGCCTAGAGGTGTCCTCTCAGCTCACAGCCACAGGGAGGCAAACTAGCAGAACAGACTGTActccctcctggcacagctgggagaagtGGCAGTGAGACACAGAAGGCCACCAGGCACCAGAGGTGAGACGCCAGGAGCTCAGGCTCGGGATGAACACGCTATCCCATTACTCCATGGGCTGCCCCGGCACACCAGGGTCCCTTCAGTCACAAGTGAACTCCTATAGCACTTCACCTGCATCTTCATGCCGTCGAGGCCCAGCCTGTGGGAGGAGAGagcacagtgctgcagcacaggcacagtgGGAGCACCAGGAGGCAAGTCAGGAGCTACGGTGTGCCTAATCCACAGGGATcagagccctgtgctgtgtCGGGTCACACTCAGCCCTTACCAGAGATAGTCAGGGATCCTGGAAACATGCTCCTGAAAAGCTGGGGAATCCTTCCCTTCCATGAACCAGCGAACCAGCATGTTGATTGTCTTGGAGATCTACCATGAGGAGCATTGTCACTGCTCTGGATAGAGCTTCTTCCAGCCCCAGAGACATATATCCCCCCACTCTAGACAGAGCCATCCAGAGTTTGTCTTGGCCTTGATCCCAATGGCTCCACCTGTGGCATCACTCAGCATAGCTGAGTTAGTGGGGCAGGTGCTTTTACTCCAGATTACTCCAGAATTTACTCTCAGATCATCTCCCTGGACCTCAAGGAGAGATACTCCTCACCAGGGCCACAGCTGTCCCCATGCCCTCTTGCAGCTCCTGTGCCCTGTTAGCCTTAAGCTCTTGAgcatcaggagcagcaggagttgAGCAAGATCTGGTGGTTATTACATGCCACAATTGCACAAGCTGGTCCTTAAAGAACAAAGGGTGAGATATTAAAGGATTAACAGCAAGTGTCCTACCGGCCCAATGCTGATGCACTTGGTGAATCTATCATCAGCTTTGATGTGGTCGTACAGCTCTGTGATGGCTCGCTGCCGCAGCGCAGTGCTGTGGTGGGCTTCATACACATTCATGATGGCtacaggagaagaaagggacatgcagtgaaaaataaactcaGATTCACTTGCTGCGCCAGGCTGCACCCCAGCTCACACAACAACCGGTTGAGCAAAGCATCAGCATAGAGCAAAGCTCTGCCCCAGAGCGGCCTGAGGACATGGGCACAAggccctgctgctctcagggagGGAGAACCCCATAGATTACATAATTCCTGTCTCCATCTCAGCTGCAGGGCATACACCAGTAGCTGGCAGTAGACTCTAAAGAGCTTTGAGGGTACAAGGCTGCTTCAGTATTCCCCGCAGCAGCTCCCGCACTCACCAtaggcagcagccaggagccagctgTGTGGGGTGTACACGTCACAGGCAGCCACGTTGTTCCTCTGTGCTGGCCAGTCTATGCTGGCGTAGTCTTGCACATACAGCTCCTGACACAAGACAGCAAAGGGCATCAGCCTGGCCAGCCAGGAGCAAGCACCTGGGGCAGTtactgctgggagctggctctgctgtctGACAGACACCATGCAGGTATGAGAGCTGCCACTTGGCAAGCCAGAGGCTGGCCCACAAGGACACGGCCAGCACAGCAGGTGGTCATGGAGCCACATATCCTTGTCCAGCAGGATCAGCTCCTTCCTTACCTGCCTCAAGCTCCGTATGAGCTCGTCCTCTTCTGCTGACAAACGCTTGGCGTAACAGTAGCTCATGGGAAGGTAAACCTGGCGGCAGTGACACCAGAGCCGTGACGGATGGGCTGGAAACCATGTAGGAAGCAGCCTGATTGCAATAGAGAAAGTGCTGCTGTGAGGAACAAGGAAGGCAAAGGGAAACATGGAGAGATGTTGTGCGCAATGTCCAGAGCAGGGCATGCCCCTGCACTAGGGGATATACacacagcctggccctgctTAGATTCCCCCTCCAACAGGGATACTCCCTCCTGACACCACTCCAGGCCCACCTgatgcagggcagggaggaccTCAGGCtcagagaagaggaaggggagaagcCAGTTCAGTCACGTGGCACTTTGAAGGCAGAGGCCTGGTCTGACAGTTAATGGCATTTGCTGAcaaagcaccagcagctcttGGTACTGTGCAGCCCCTGATTTCCTCCAGGGAGAGTGTCATACACTTTCCCTCTCTGGCACCCAGGAGCCCTCTGAGTATTCAGAGAGGTACAAGCAAGGCAGCCTTGCATGTGGTTGTCCCTTCCTGATAGGGTCCAGTTCTGGCTGCTGGAAGATACTGGTGACAGGCAGGGAGCACATGAATGTATTAGGGACCCTGTGGGAAATGCTAACAGGGCTGTGCTCTGGCATCTCCCTTGGATCCAGTGTTCAGTGCTGCCCACCTACTGGCTGGTgggctgctggctcccagctcaCAAACAGCCTGAGCACCTCCAGTTCCTGGCTGTAGCTAGTGTTATCTCAGCAATCACCAGTGCCTGGGACAGTTCTGGGTCAAGGCTGGTGGCAGGACTGACACtagctcctctctccacagtgagGGGGGCACATACCACATCTCTGGGAGAAGTGTGTTCATTCCCTCCCAGCTGTAAACGTTCAAGACAGCCAGCCAAAACTTGCCCCAGGAAGGGATTCCCACAGCACCTCCTGCACAGAACAGTATCAGTTTTCAGGTTAACACAGCCATGCCAGCTCCCAACTTTCTTCCCCATCACAAGACCCACTTCTCCCCATGTTTGGGAGCACACTACTCAGGTTGGGATACATGTCCCGAAACAGGGCAAGCAGGCAATGGTACAAAAATGCAACACAGCTTCCCATCATTAATTGAAAATGCAGTTGCCATGAAGGGCAAGTAAGAACAGTTCTTTCACTACCTGGCAGCCCCCAGTGTTCCCTGAAGCCCTCAGGTCTGGCCAGACCTCTCACCAGTGTACCAGCCCCATGGCTGACCTTTGCTGTGCAGGTTGACACGGGCCCGCACAATGTCagggtcatctggtccaatccCCAGGATCCTCAAGGCTATGTAGTTGAGGGCTGTGCCAAACACTGTTGATTTGTCTTCCACATGTCTGTCAGAAGCATATACAGAAACACCATATCCATTAGCCAGACACAAGCCACTGCACAGGGCTGTCTCTGTTAGGGTGAAGTGGGATGCCGGGGTTGACTTTGGAAAAGAGGGACCTGACTAATGCAGGAAGAAACATTGCTCTGCACTACCCTGTCACACACAATGCTTTGGGATATAGTGCCCCAGAGGAGATGTGGCCAGACTTGATGCCACAGCCATCCCTGTGAAAAACAGTGCACCTGGAGCGCTGCACAAGTCCAACCATCCAGAGCTATCACAGGTGCTCAGTCTCCATCCCTGAGCCTGGGCAGATCTGACAGCAGCTCCAAGTCCTGGATCTTGGAGGTGCCATCACTCAAAGAAGCATCTTTGCTACTCACAAGCCCCAGCCTCCgtccaggagctgcacagagcGCAGGTAGCGTACCATCTCCTTCCGGAACTCCTCGGGCAGCTGGATTTTGGCCGTGTGGCAGGCGATGAGGAGACCTGGAGGACCAGACAGGCCGGCACTGCGGAGAGCCGAACCCCAGGGCACTCACCCGCGGGCAGGTGCCCAGGCCTacctggcagcaggaacagcGGCCCGCCGTAGTCGCCCGCCCAGTGCCCATCCTCGGCCTGCAGCGCTGCGTAGAACCGCATCCCGTTGCGGGCCGCCTCCCGGGCCGAGCCGGCCGCCGGCAGCGTCTGCAGCGCCGCGCCCTGCGGGGAGACAGCGGCACCTCAGCGCGGCGCTCCAGGCagggccccgccgccccggcccgggcCCCCCGCACCGTGTCCAGCCcgaggctgtgctgctccagcgCCG
Proteins encoded in this region:
- the LSS gene encoding lanosterol synthase isoform X3, which codes for MRFYAALQAEDGHWAGDYGGPLFLLPGLLIACHTAKIQLPEEFRKEMVRYLRSVQLLDGGWGLHVEDKSTVFGTALNYIALRILGIGPDDPDIVRARVNLHSKGGAVGIPSWGKFWLAVLNVYSWEGMNTLLPEMWLLPTWFPAHPSRLWCHCRQVYLPMSYCYAKRLSAEEDELIRSLRQELYVQDYASIDWPAQRNNVAACDVYTPHSWLLAAAYAIMNVYEAHHSTALRQRAITELYDHIKADDRFTKCISIGPISKTINMLVRWFMEGKDSPAFQEHVSRIPDYLWLGLDGMKMQGTNGSQLWDTAFAIQAFLEAEAQDMPEFTSCLQNAHEFLQFSQIPENPPDYQKYYRHMNKGGFPFSTRDCGWIVADCTAEGLKAVMLLQEKCPFIAKLVPPERLFDAVNVLLSMRNSDGGFATYETKRGGHLLELLNPSEVFGDIMIDYTYVECTSAVMQALRHFQSQFPEHRALEIRETLQKGLDFCRKKQRVDGSWEGSWGVCFTYGTWFGLEAFASMQHMYHDGTVCREVAQACQFLVSKQMADGGWGEDFESCEQRTYVQSAESQIHNTCWALLGLMAVRYPDIGVLERGIKVLMDKQLPNGDWPQENIAGVFNKSCAISYTAYRNIFPIWTLGRFCRLHPNSPLAGQLPARARPSAGAGQEEQGALSA
- the LSS gene encoding lanosterol synthase isoform X2; the protein is MRFYAALQAEDGHWAGDYGGPLFLLPGLLIACHTAKIQLPEEFRKEMVRYLRSVQLLDGGWGLHVEDKSTVFGTALNYIALRILGIGPDDPDIVRARVNLHSKGGAVGIPSWGKFWLAVLNVYSWEGMNTLLPEMCSTFSIAIRLLPTWFPAHPSRLWCHCRQVYLPMSYCYAKRLSAEEDELIRSLRQELYVQDYASIDWPAQRNNVAACDVYTPHSWLLAAAYAIMNVYEAHHSTALRQRAITELYDHIKADDRFTKCISIGPGTNGSQLWDTAFAIQAFLEAEAQDMPEFTSCLQNAHEFLQFSQIPENPPDYQKYYRHMNKGGFPFSTRDCGWIVADCTAEGLKAVMLLQEKCPFIAKLVPPERLFDAVNVLAWGQTGVVLPMRLSPPPLCLSGQLLSMRNSDGGFATYETKRGGHLLELLNPSEVFGDIMIDYTYVECTSAVMQALRHFQSQFPEHRALEIRETLQKGLDFCRKKQRVDGSWEGSWGVCFTYGTWFGLEAFASMQHMYHDGTVCREVAQACQFLVSKQMADGGWGEDFESCEQRTYVQSAESQIHNTCWALLGLMAVRYPDIGVLERGIKVLMDKQLPNGDWPQENIAGVFNKSCAISYTAYRNIFPIWTLGRFCRLHPNSPLAGQLPARARPSAGAGQEEQGALSA
- the LSS gene encoding lanosterol synthase isoform X1; this translates as MRFYAALQAEDGHWAGDYGGPLFLLPGLLIACHTAKIQLPEEFRKEMVRYLRSVQLLDGGWGLHVEDKSTVFGTALNYIALRILGIGPDDPDIVRARVNLHSKGGAVGIPSWGKFWLAVLNVYSWEGMNTLLPEMCSTFSIAIRLLPTWFPAHPSRLWCHCRQVYLPMSYCYAKRLSAEEDELIRSLRQELYVQDYASIDWPAQRNNVAACDVYTPHSWLLAAAYAIMNVYEAHHSTALRQRAITELYDHIKADDRFTKCISIGPISKTINMLVRWFMEGKDSPAFQEHVSRIPDYLWLGLDGMKMQGTNGSQLWDTAFAIQAFLEAEAQDMPEFTSCLQNAHEFLQFSQIPENPPDYQKYYRHMNKGGFPFSTRDCGWIVADCTAEGLKAVMLLQEKCPFIAKLVPPERLFDAVNVLAWGQTGVVLPMRLSPPPLCLSGQLLSMRNSDGGFATYETKRGGHLLELLNPSEVFGDIMIDYTYVECTSAVMQALRHFQSQFPEHRALEIRETLQKGLDFCRKKQRVDGSWEGSWGVCFTYGTWFGLEAFASMQHMYHDGTVCREVAQACQFLVSKQMADGGWGEDFESCEQRTYVQSAESQIHNTCWALLGLMAVRYPDIGVLERGIKVLMDKQLPNGDWPQENIAGVFNKSCAISYTAYRNIFPIWTLGRFCRLHPNSPLAGQLPARARPSAGAGQEEQGALSA